Part of the Aquarana catesbeiana isolate 2022-GZ linkage group LG06, ASM4218655v1, whole genome shotgun sequence genome is shown below.
AGGTTTCAGTGTggaatgtaaaaatattgtttctATGTTTCGTGAGTTTATGTCTTGCTTGACCAGTTTTTCTAAGTCAGATAGGTGCAATTCAATCTCATGTGCAAACTGCTGAATAGTACTCAAATTGTTTTCAAAAAGGACGACTTTCGTACTGTTCTGTGAAATGACAAGTTCTTTCTTCAAAACGTTACAAAACTCAGCTAAGAAGTCATATATAGTCTTGGCTTGAAGAGTTTTTTTATCCTGAAGAGcttgttttatttttaccaaaagacTCTCCAAAATTTTTGTTTGCAATACACAAATAGTATTTTGGCATTTATAATGCTCAGTAAGGTATTGTGAGATCCATCTTTTCATGAAATATTCATAGCTGTTGATGTATTCTGCATATTTTTCAGGAGAGCCATCATTAAGCAATGTATTGAGCACCTCTCGTTGTAAGATTTTCCGACTCTTGAATTCCCGAGGGCCGTTTTTCTGGAGAATGTCATCTACGATCTCTTTGCCAAGGCACCTGTTGATGTGGTCCAGGATGGCTGGTGTTAAAGACACCATACAGAATTGTTTAGCCCTTCTTTGACATTCATTCCTTGTTTCAAACATGTTGATGAACGTGTCGAAGTATTGAGGTTTCATCTCCTCTAGGTAGCTTTGTGGATCATTACGCCGGACAAACTCTTCATGCATTCTCTGAAACATCACGACCGCATTTCCTAAAACCCAAAGCTTAAGGTCCAGCTCAAACAATTTGGTTGTCCGAAGATTTTCAAATTTATGCTGGTTCAggttattatttatcattttcagcAGTTCCTGAGAATACACTTCATTAAAGTCAGTCTTTGAATTTGCAATTTCTGTTACTTTTTCTTCACATTTTCTCTGTACAGACAAGGCAAGATCTTTTGCACAATCCATTTCTCCTTTGGAATCAACTTGGAGATAGTTTCTATTAATAGAAAAGTCCTCTCCTTTATATTGATTAAGACTTTTAAGTTCATTTAGTTTTAGAATAACACTATTGTCATCACACTGCATGTCTCGTTTCAGCTGTTGAATGATTGCCAGGCCGATGTTCCGTTTTTTTAACGTTGGCGGTGGTAAAGTGTCTGTTGCTTTTCTCCATATCATCTCAAATTCTCTGTTTAACTGTTCTTCATTTACTGAGTACTCATTCTTTCTTATTTTGTCCATGATGTCTGACACActttcttctatgattccaatataTCTCTCTTGTACAGCTTGGATCTGGCATTTCTCTTTTTGAATGTTGATTGTCAGATCACATTTGTCAAGAAGACCAATTTCAAGGTTTTTCCTGAGATACTTAATGCTTTGGAAAAAATCACTTTTAAACATCTCCAAAAGATGGGCATTGTCACAATCATCCATAAAGTACTTTTCTAGAGATCTAGCCATGACCCGCTCTTCTTCGTCCAATAAACAGTTCATCTCGCTTTTTATCCTGTCCCAGGTTTTAGATCCTAACTGTTCAGATGATAGGTTAAAGATTAGAGTTTCTGTCCTTATCATCCAGTCATGGCTATTTTTCTGAAATCTCCATTCCCAGTCTGAGTACTGGATGCAAAGTTGGTTGTAGGCCTCAGTGACCAAGCGGTTTCTGAAACTGAAGACAAATTTTTCATGTTTCACTGCTTCCCACAAACTTCTCATCCACTCTGTGAACTGTCTGATATCTTGTGGTTTTTCTGACATAGACTTTAGATACATTTCTATAGACTTTTTTAGCTCCTGAACATTTTCACTGTAGCCATAGTTAACGGAAGCCATAGGTGGAATGCCATGCCACAATCCGGGAATATACCAGGAGTTACTCTCAATGTCACAGTGTATGATGTCAGAGAAGGTGTTGACTTTACTTCTGTTCTCCATTCTTGCAGATACTTTGGTCATTTCATTCAGCTGTTCGAGAAATTTTTCTCTGGCTTGGCGGTTTTTAACATGAGCGGACACGTCGCTCACGTTCTGATGCACAAAATGGCAGCTGGACTTTTTCCCTACTTCCTTCATCCGAAGAAAGGCATGGATTACGATCTGAAGTATGTCTTTCATCTCTTCTGTATTTTCCATGGCCATGTTAATTATGGTGATGTCGCTCAACCCAACTGCTACTGTCGCCAATTCATTGTCATGCTCATAACTGCCCTCAAGAGAGGCTAGTTCCATCGATTTTAACCCTTCAGTGTCAATAACCATAACATAGTCACAGCCCAGATTCTCATGAAAGTTCTCTTTTGCATCAAGGAGAGTCATGAAGGCTCCTCGTGTGCATCGACCACTAGATGTAGGTAAATGCAAGCCAAACATGGTGTTCAGAAGGGTGGACTTCCCTGTACTTTGCACTCCCAGGACAGTAACTACTCTAACTGTGCAGTTTCTCTGTGTTATGATTTCTAGCTCACTCAGGACATCGGTTATCCACGTCATGGGTATGTTGGAGGCATCTCCATCTATTAACTCCAGTGGGAACCCATTCAATAACAGATTAGCAGCTATTTTTGAGAGACtcaccactttttttttccctatagaATGTTCTACTTCATAAAACTGCCCCAACTCGCGTATAAAATGTTCAACACCTAGCGAACCATCAGCTAATTTCTGATCAATTTCCATAAAGGCCTGGGCATTTGATGCTACATCTGTCAACAGCTCTCGGTATTCATCATTTAATTTTGCAAGCTGATGTCTTCCAAGTTTGTCTAGTTGTATTTTCAGCCACTTCAGGAATACTTTTTGCTCTACTGGAGAAAAACTTTTCAGGGCATCCAGAAATTGCTTCACACCAGACGCCATCTTTTGGTTTCTTTGCTGCTTACGGAGCTGGAAATGGTCTTCCCGGAGCTGTGACTGATATTCTTCCACATCTTTGTCCTCCAGTTTTCTCATTCTACACAATTCCTTCTCAATCTTAGTCAGCTGTTTCCAAAGATCACCTTGTAGTTTCATTACATTCTTTTTATAATCCAGGACATTCTTTATCTGACTGGTGATTGTTGTTGCGGCTTCCCTTGCTTTCTTACATCCCCTAAAATTCTCATCAATATCAAAGTTTGATTCAGAAGCTCTTTGAGCAATTTGCTCTAGAGTAGGGTTTTTCATGGAATTTTCTATCAGTGCTTTCATCTTTGACTGTAGAGTCTTGACAATTTGTGTGTCGTTTACCTTTCTGCTTTTAACAATAAATTTATCTTTCTTAATGTTATGCGTTGTTGAGAAAATTTGAAGTACTTTAATAATATCACTGTTTTCAGCTTCTAaatttacaataaagaagaattgTGGGTTTTGTCTTACCAGGTTTGATAACAGATCATATTGCTTATCATTTATACTCTCAATTAACACAAACACAGCTGATGATACCCCTGATAATAAATCAAACTGTTTCAAGTGACTCTCAAGATCCCCTCTCAGGTTAATGAAGCCTACAGGTTCTGGAAAAATATCTGAGTGTCCACGTCCTGCTGGAAAATAGCAAGACATTTCCACAAGCCCATCTGAGCATAGGCGTTGGGCATTTCCACCAGGCATGTCCCTATGGACGAAATAATTTTGAATGAACTGAGGAGGACTTAACACTTGATTTAGAATCTTTGACTTTGATAAGCTGCACGTTCCCAGTCTGAAGAAAGAAAAAATGGGCATTGAAATGTTAACTAAGTGGCCTTCTTCAAACCCTGTACTGTCCACTAATGACTGTGGTTTCCACTTCTTTACAATGTCTCTCATTGCCCACAACATGAAGGTATATGATGATCTGTCATCATTGGGGAGCAGCAGAGGGAGGGCAAACTGGCACATGGACATTTTGGAGACAATCTCTTGTTGTAAGAAGGTATCTGAGTCATGAAGAACATCGCACAAGACATCCAGAGGGTTGTAGGTTTTAGAATCCATGGAATCATCAGAGTCCTCTTGGTTAAAATCAAAGCATGTGTCCATGTCTCTGTCCGGAGAACAAATGTTTCTTGCAGTGACATCTAAAGCCATGAGCTTCTTGAGAAACATCTTCTTCATTGAGTCTTGAAACAAAAGAATACAAATTTGATGTAAATAAagatagttaaagtgattgtaaagtctcgtgtttttttaaaaataacaagcatgttatacttacctcctctgtgcagttggttttgcacagagcagcccggatcctcctcttctcaggtccctcttcggtgctcctgccccctccctcctgttgagtgcccccacagcaagcagcttgctatggggcacctgagctgagtcacagtgccctgtgtccattcagacatggagccacgacccggccccaccccctctctctcttcattggctcactgatgccgtctcagccaatgaggagggagagtctcgggcagctgagacactcctgcaacatcactggatagaggcaggtctcaggtaagtgttaggggggctgaggggggctgctgcacacatatatacgactttttatcttaatgcataaaatgcatcaagataaaaaaccttctgaccttacaatcactttaaattatagAGCATGCATGCATACTTGCAAAACCATGTGTCTTGTGGCTTTCCTAATAGCTTTGCCAGCTGCTCTGCAGGCTTTACCAAGGGATCTTTTTGATCTCTTGGCTGAACCTCTACTGGTTGCACAGCTCAGAGGTTATAGGATTGCTATACCTCTCCTACATTTGCATAAGGGTGATAGAGCACAAGAGCCCAGTTCTGTGCTTCCCTTTCACATTTCATTGACAGCTGCACTCAATAAAATAATAAGGGGCTGATAAAAGAGAAGTAAAGTGGGCAGAATGGGGTCCACCCAGGTAAAGAAATTAATTCTCACAGAGCCCTTCATTTAGATGGTAGCATCACCTTCATCACCGTCCACTAATACTGAGGAGAGGTAATGGAATAGACAGCATGTGGATAATATAAAATATGGGTAaagcagaaaaacacagatttgcatGCCTGCACTGTTTTTAACtcttctaaagcagtggttctcaacattATTGAGACCAGGGCTCAGTAatttcttccaaaaccttccatacCCCAACAGTAAAAAATTAAGACTATACTCACGCGataaaagtatgggaatgcaaaacatgTATTTAAATGCTGGAAGACTCTGGGTGTTGCTGGGTGCCAATGTGGTGGGAGATGGGGGATATAGAGTGGTTTGGTAGACTTAGCAGCACACTTGGTGGCCCAGCAGTGATGCAGTTCCTGGAGGGAGCTGGGAGCCctgggaggttgggggcactgtcTAGGCTAAGGGCTCTCAGGGAGCCCTGGGGCACCGTGGGTCATTATGGAAGgttgggtggcactatgggagctggaagGCACTGTAGGAGGTTAGGTTATCTACAGCTGACTGGAGGACCAGGAGAAGAGAGGTACTAGGCaggctgagaaccactgatctagagtatGTGCATGAATAAGCAAAGAttctttagttttgctttaaagctTAACATCTGGAAAACTCAAAGTACACCCTTGAAGTGGAGCTGCACCACTGGCTGCTGACTGGCTAGTCCAGTTTGAATGTCTGTCTCTGAAGATATTCTGGGGAGGATCATGTGACCAGTATATTACCATTAGTCATGTGACCAATTACCCACATCCCGCTAtcacaacagttttttttaaaacacttctTTAATGTAATGTTACCTGTTATGTATAATGTATAAAAAGCAGGTAGCCCAATGGCGTAGTGGCTAGCACTTCAGCTTGGAAGCACTAGGGTCATTGGGTCAAACCAaaacactacctacctggagtgtGCGTGCGCTTTCCTTCAGAACaggaaagcgggtcctgagactccctggccaatcgggtctcaggacccgcttcctgattggctgggaagagaaGCGGGGatacattagcgaatattaattctctaatgtcacacaagtgggtagaCTCAGggcccaccctttttaaagccaattagagcctaatgccgtgtgcacacgggtggacttttcagcatcaaacgtccgacggtctttccgacggactttcgacgtactttcaaacgaccggacttgcccacacacgaacggactaaagtccattcgaaagtccaTTCCTTTGAACGTTATtacatacgaagggactagaataaggaagttcatagctagtagccaatagctgccctagcgtccttttgtctgtcggactagcatacagacgaaaggatttttcgactggacttgagtccgtcggaaatatttgaaacatgttccaaatctaaagtctgtctgattttcgacagaaaaagtctgctgaaggtccgatgaagcccacacatggtcggattgtccgacggattcgttccgtcggataAGTTTGGtaggaaagtccgcccgtgtacaTCAGGCATTAGGCTCCAAtcctgtgcttcaaaaaaaaaaaaaaaaaaaaaacccacattgagATCCATGTGTccgacaccctgcatgtagattgggggggggggggtatcgccCCTACGCCCTGCATGAGCGGCTGTCTCTGGTGTGATGATAGACTTTACAGGGATTGTATGTGAGAGTGAGAGAATGCTCTAGTTTTTAGGTGCACAATGCATGATATTTTCATCATAGATTTTTCTagactaaggggtctatttataaaaaataaaaataaaaaaaatcactcagCTGTCACGAATAATCACCATAATGTGTGATATTATTTTCTATGATTGTCAGctcaatctagtggccataatatggtaTTTTGCTGATTGGAGTATTTCAGGGAAATTATGGTCAGTAGATGGAGCTGCTGACCATAGGAAGTAAACATATTAGACATATTACGGGATTATTTGTGACGGATGTGCAAATGCCTGAGACATTCGTACGGTaacatttttataaatagaccctttaATATCAATAAAATGGAGCACAAaagtccagatttttttttttaattagagtggccaatattattattacaatattatcattgttattattattgttatgtgctatatttatatttttacctgGATATAGGTCGATGGCCATTATTTGATCTGATTGGCATGTAGTATGGCCATTTTCTGCTTCTGTAGCGCGGTTTCTTAAATCTTCATAGTCACCTTACAAGAGAAATCAGAATACCAGTTTGTTTTTATGTTGTTATCTTAAAGTTTAAATTTTCATTCCTTTACATCACAGCACAATGGTAACCCTAACATTTAAAAAGATATCATGGATAAAGTGTGATGGTATGACACAGCCTCTTTGTGATTTgtaagttaaagtggaccttcacacaTTAGATGCACTAGGCATCATTGCtttctaaacacccccctcccccaccaccacccccaccaccactgcaatggtggtaaaaaaaaaagtattacatttttttttaagttcaccCTGCCACCCGGCAGCCATTCTCATCTGTGCTCTAAAACCTTCTGTGGTATGCAGGTCACATATCCCAGAATTCTTCAAGTTCCATACAGTTATGactaagcaaatttttttttcatgaaacgcGTTAACCATGCTGCTGTCTCCTTGTATCCCGGGTCTGTGGTGtccttttttttgtggattttaaatcaataaagcaaatttttttctgaaAGCTTGGAGTGCGGTCAACCTTCCTTCGATATCTTCGGCCCAGCTGTCTGGACCAGGAAGAGGCAGTTGGTTCTCAATGGTGTCAGCAACAAAGATGGCGGCACGGGGCCCAGTGTGTGGCAGCGGCGTGTTGTATCACAGCAGAACAATGCTGGATTTGATGGCCAGACGAGTATGTGAATTGCGCATAACACCAGTGAAAGAGGTTAGAGGGGAAAAAAGACTTGGTGGTAGGGATGGGGGTGGAACgtctttaaccccttggagccggtGCCTTCCAGCCCTTAAAGGGGTTTAGGATGGTGGGAGGCGGGGCTGGGTTTATGATCACGCAACCgccctgattggctgtcacatgatcagaaacctccCGACTATAAGCAGCAATCAGGAGGTTTCCATTAGCTGCTGGTAACGCGTAGGGCCATATTGTGCATGCTGccggcgccaagaggttaaagaGAATACAGtgtgttttcttattgtttttatatttatgcTTTATGtttaggagcaaaaaaaaaaagtttgaattccTAAGTTACTTAGCCTGGTGGATATGTAAAGTTGCACCCTTTTTTCAGGCTGCGGGTGGTGAATGGGTGACTGCTATTTAGGAATTTCACATGACTTTATAGACTTAAATAGTAGGATCTTAAATGGCATGCTCAGATGAATGATTTTTCTCATTCAAAAGTTTTTCTTTAAGAAACATTGAATATCAACAAATACAGAATATTAGACAAAATTATTAAAGTATAATATTGAAGTACAGATGACGcaagaaaaaatgtataatagaCTTAAGTTTTCATAGTGTTAATAAAAGAAAAATGATAGATACTCAGTGTAATGTGAAGATGTTAGATAATCTTGAGTGTAAAAATTGTTTAAAACTGaagagagttaaaaaaaaactctgtaaaCCAGAGTAGGCATGAATATATCCATTTAGAGATTTTAATTTAACAAAACCTTGACCATAACTTCAAATATATGTTTATAACAAATACTGTATTGTAAGAAAAGACTGATTTTGAGAAAGATAATAGTCCTCGAAGGAACAaggaaaaagaaaatgataaaaggaAATAAGGGGAGGGGAAGACAACAGAACGCCGAAGGCAGATTTTGCATATACATTCTATTATAATCCTTGAAAGAGTATCAATCACCCTGACGAGAGTACTCGATTGCCAAAATTGTCTGGCATGTAGTATTTAATCCACGGTTTCCATGTGCTGTCATACTTCGTCAAGTGATTTTTATCTAAAGCATCCATTTTAGTATAAAAGATTGATTCATTCTAAGTTTGGTTTCTGCAATATCCACAACAGATGTTTTCCACGCATTAGCTATAGTCCGTTTTGCGGCTATCAGGAACGTGAGGAACAGCTTAAATTGTTTCTGAGTGAGACAGACTGGTTTTAAATTGAGAAGAGCTAACATTGGGTCTGGTGAAACTGAACAATCAAATAATTTTGAGATTATCGAAAAGACCTTTTTTCCAAAATGTGTGCACGATTGGACATTCTGTATAATTCTGTACCAGAGGCCAGAATTGTCTAGTGTAAATTTGGCTACTCTGGTAGGAACCAATTACTATTGTGTAAGAACTTTACagtgaggtccataaatattgggacatcgacacaattctaatctttttggctctatacaccaccacaatggatttgaaatgaaacaaacaagatgtgctttaactgcagactttcagctttaatttgagggtatttacatccaaatcaggtgaacagtgtaggaattacaacagtttgtatggacctgactgtatatgatgTCTCAACCGCCAATATATTTGTAGAAGAAGATTTGGTATTAGACCAGATATGAGACCAAATCTTGGGATcaatcaaggtctttttcccacttaGCAACATATGTAGGTAAAATTGTATTTGATTTAGTGATCAATTGGGAATAGATTAATGAAATGCGACCTTTAACATGTGGTTCTTTGAGACAAATCCTTTCAAATTGAGAAATGGTGTGTAAGTTTCCACTGGAAATGAGGAAAGGAGTATAAACATTTTTGATTTGAAGATATCTGAATATTTCGGATTGTGGGAGCCCAAAGGTCTCGCATAATTCTGGGAAAGGTCATATTGAGGTTGTTGAAGTTAAATTATATAGACAAGTAATACCAGCCTTAGACCAAGCTTTAAAATGTTCTGGGAAATGTCCAAGCTGGTTAAAAGGCCGAATTTTTGTGAAAAGATAGTAGCGGGTTATGTGAGGATTGTAAACCATGTGAGATTTTATGTCTATCCCAAATAGATAGAGAATGCctagaaattggattttttaaagCTTTACGATCTGTAGGTCGTAACCATAATAAATTGTTTATAGGAAGAGGATCGCAGTCTAAAGCTTCAATGAATACCCACATGGGAATCTCTGTAGTCGAATGATATTTCGTTAATTGTGCTATTTGAGCTGCTTTATAGTATGTTGTAAAATCTGGAAATCCCAGACCACCCAAAGATTTAGGGAGAATTAGGGTTTTCTTATGTAGCCGGGGTTTTATTTTAGGGATTTAGGGAGAACTAGGGTTTTCTTATGTAGCCGGGGTTTTATTTCCCCCCAAGTGAATAGTATTACTTTTTGTTGAATCAATCTAAGAAAATAAGCGGGAATATGGATTGGGAGtgttctaaataaatataaaaatttgggaAGTATAGTCATTTTTATAATGTTAATTTTTCCGAACCACAAAATCGGTAATGATGAGATAACTTGATAATTTGAAATATTTTTCAGTAAAGCTGGGTAATTAGCTGCAAACAAATCTGAGGGATTAGAAGTAAGTTGGATACCCAAATATGGAAGGCTACGATCTACCCATTTAACGGGTAATGAATTTTGTATAGATTGTTTTTCCATTTCGTCAAGTGAGGTATTTAGCGCTAAAGATTTTTGGTGCATTAACTTTAAGGCCTGAGATGAGTGAAAATTCATGTAGTACAACCATAAGGTTTGGGGCAGAAACTTGTGGTGAGGAcagaaaaaaggagaatgttgtcTGCAAATAAGCATATTTTGTGATGACATCCACCTAAATCAATACCCGTGATTGTAGGTTCCGTCCTAATTCTTTGTGCTAGAGGTTCAATGAGTAGTGCAAATAATAATGGAGAGAGTGGGCTTCCTTGACgcgtctctctctctgtatattaAACTCATCTGATTTGTACCCTGCATATTTAATGTAAGCTTTGGGCTCATGACATAATGCAGTAATCCATTGCAAAAAAtgtgggccaaagccccatttattGAGGGTGAAGTTCACATAAGACCATGATATcgtgtcaaatgcttttcttaATGTCTAGAGAAAGAAAAACAGGTGGGAATACGACGTATTTTAGCGGCATGTGACAAAAGTTTTGCACTTCTAACATTATCGCCAGCTTGTCGAATagggatgaaacctacttggtcaCGGTGTATAAGGTTACCTATAATTAAtataatttgggccaaaatttttaCATACAAATGTAATAAAGAAATAGGGTGGTAATTTGACCAAATTGAATCATCTGTATGTGGTCTGGGGAGCATGCAAATAATTGCAGTCAAGGTTTCCCTCCTAAAAGAATGACCTTCCAAGAGGGAATTGAAAGTATTTGTCGAAACCGGTGATAAGATAtctgcaaatgttttataataaagagCAGAAGATCCATCAGGACCAGGCCTTTTATTTAGTTTCAAAATCTTAATAACTTCAGATACCTCCTCAACAAACACAGATTCCTCCATCATTTCCAGTTGTGTTTTTGATAATGCAGGTAGAGATATACGAGAGAAAAAGATTTGCTTTAGATGGATCCAACTCATTGTCAGATGagtatacatttttaaatttaaaatttttgtaAGACTTTCAATGGGTTGTTTGTGCCTCTCTGAATATTTTAAGATGAATAGGTTTGGTTGGATTATGGCAAGATTTTAGTGCCCTGGCTAAAAGTGTATTTGGCTTATTAGCGTTCATATAAAAGTTATGTTACTAGCACTCACGGGAACAAATTTCTTTACACCAGGAAATATTCGCCGGACAAGAAATAAGAAAaccacaattgaaagatattatCATAAAAGGTAGGATAAAAACACGATTAGAATTAGAAGAAATCAACAGGTGGAAGATAAGCGAATGGAATTTTTGTCAACTAAGACATTTAG
Proteins encoded:
- the LOC141148280 gene encoding interferon-induced very large GTPase 1-like isoform X7, whose protein sequence is MERERWWLVLSPFFVLSLILAIAGLGWKRLRKPRKPKDEEAADIILDDTDLAMTKNVPPKQHWKEGKSQTEEVSELDEKKIPLISQKNNESERRSSPGTGVYPNSGNTDGDSGHRSRTRSDRNSEGSSSRSRSSSGNRRHMEQSGNTDGASGHRTRTRSDRNSEGSSGRSRSSSGNRRHQAHSDQPPERNSGDDVYEPDSVRRSDEEKTTLLSCTSEVKSSTGGAAVAYNRTRQSDLSSGKTLHSAEHIYGKKGLEKQNQDVIPTYVPVGSSVGSSVDMPEYDQQINTTTVFEKRQDSRRDPDRSSQIGERRFEMQNQTVIAKYVLEASSVDMPENPQQVNATNDFEMREDSREDPNKSSQRGVAVEYNITEQSDRRSSRVQYSAEHRTTPEGYEGQPPEKEVRTKVYQLDSIRHSNELDTSMSPLQSGFKSSSDGKRLFEMQNQTVIATYVSERSSVDMPEYPQQINATNDFEMRQDSREDPNKSSQRSKRTFEMQNQAATATYVSESSSVDMPENPQQANTTKDFEMRQDSREDPNKSSQRGYDGEPPEKKVCELDSTRHSSELDTSISSLQSEFKSSSDGDYEDLRNRATEAENGHTTCQSDQIMAIDLYPDSMKKMFLKKLMALDVTARNICSPDRDMDTCFDFNQEDSDDSMDSKTYNPLDVLCDVLHDSDTFLQQEIVSKMSMCQFALPLLLPNDDRSSYTFMLWAMRDIVKKWKPQSLVDSTGFEEGHLVNISMPIFSFFRLGTCSLSKSKILNQVLSPPQFIQNYFVHRDMPGGNAQRLCSDGLVEMSCYFPAGRGHSDIFPEPVGFINLRGDLESHLKQFDLLSGVSSAVFVLIESINDKQYDLLSNLVRQNPQFFFIVNLEAENSDIIKVLQIFSTTHNIKKDKFIVKSRKVNDTQIVKTLQSKMKALIENSMKNPTLEQIAQRASESNFDIDENFRGCKKAREAATTITSQIKNVLDYKKNVMKLQGDLWKQLTKIEKELCRMRKLEDKDVEEYQSQLREDHFQLRKQQRNQKMASGVKQFLDALKSFSPVEQKVFLKWLKIQLDKLGRHQLAKLNDEYRELLTDVASNAQAFMEIDQKLADGSLGVEHFIRELGQFYEVEHSIGKKKVVSLSKIAANLLLNGFPLELIDGDASNIPMTWITDVLSELEIITQRNCTVRVVTVLGVQSTGKSTLLNTMFGLHLPTSSGRCTRGAFMTLLDAKENFHENLGCDYVMVIDTEGLKSMELASLEGSYEHDNELATVAVGLSDITIINMAMENTEEMKDILQIVIHAFLRMKEVGKKSSCHFVHQNVSDVSAHVKNRQAREKFLEQLNEMTKVSARMENRSKVNTFSDIIHCDIESNSWYIPGLWHGIPPMASVNYGYSENVQELKKSIEMYLKSMSEKPQDIRQFTEWMRSLWEAVKHEKFVFSFRNRLVTEAYNQLCIQYSDWEWRFQKNSHDWMIRTETLIFNLSSEQLGSKTWDRIKSEMNCLLDEEERVMARSLEKYFMDDCDNAHLLEMFKSDFFQSIKYLRKNLEIGLLDKCDLTINIQKEKCQIQAVQERYIGIIEESVSDIMDKIRKNEYSVNEEQLNREFEMIWRKATDTLPPPTLKKRNIGLAIIQQLKRDMQCDDNSVILKLNELKSLNQYKGEDFSINRNYLQVDSKGEMDCAKDLALSVQRKCEEKVTEIANSKTDFNEVYSQELLKMINNNLNQHKFENLRTTKLFELDLKLWVLGNAVVMFQRMHEEFVRRNDPQSYLEEMKPQYFDTFINMFETRNECQRRAKQFCMVSLTPAILDHINRCLGKEIVDDILQKNGPREFKSRKILQREVLNTLLNDGSPEKYAEYINSYEYFMKRWISQYLTEHYKCQNTICVLQTKILESLLVKIKQALQDKKTLQAKTIYDFLAEFCNVLKKELVISQNSTKVVLFENNLSTIQQFAHEIELHLSDLEKLVKQDINSRNIETIFLHSTLKPQDELLRKVIGCGKQCPFCKVPCEAGGGNHKEHFASVHRPRGLAQHVNEDTKALDHSICSSNVISNKTFMNAEGKPHQYKDYQKYYPDWTIQSNTTADSSDYWKFVLIQFNKSFAKLYNANPANLPEDWQKLTREEALKSLNKTQ